The following are encoded together in the Bradyrhizobium algeriense genome:
- a CDS encoding efflux RND transporter periplasmic adaptor subunit — protein MKSRLTLPTLGVLGILGGLWLVLQAGTPRPVAQPIVQPAAAPYQSYVAGGGMIEASTRNVAISTPTSGVIAKVNVKVGDRVEQGQALFHINGRDLETQLITRQAATTLAKMQVREAELLLANARRRLDQAKPLHDRNVISPDEFAGRGHEAALADARLASARANADLAAAQLQEAEAAVERLTVRAPVAGDILQVNVAPGEYAQTGTLSKPLILMGDTQTLHVRIDIDENDAWRFIQGTPAKGFLRGNSAISFDLRFAYVEPFVVPKTSLTGLSAERVDTRVLQVIYSVNRGDLPLYAGQQVDVYVKADGRAVAPRRADPQSVEHRHRPTVTVR, from the coding sequence ATGAAAAGCCGGCTTACCCTCCCGACACTAGGTGTGCTCGGCATTCTGGGCGGCCTCTGGCTTGTCCTCCAGGCAGGTACACCGCGCCCGGTAGCTCAGCCGATTGTGCAGCCGGCAGCAGCACCCTATCAAAGCTATGTTGCCGGCGGCGGCATGATCGAGGCCAGCACCCGCAACGTCGCTATCAGCACGCCAACCAGCGGGGTGATTGCGAAAGTCAATGTGAAGGTCGGCGACCGCGTGGAGCAGGGCCAGGCGCTATTTCACATCAATGGGCGTGATCTGGAAACCCAGCTTATCACGCGCCAGGCCGCTACGACGCTTGCGAAGATGCAGGTTCGAGAGGCCGAATTGTTGCTCGCTAATGCGCGTCGCCGGTTGGATCAAGCCAAGCCTCTTCACGACAGAAACGTGATTAGCCCGGATGAGTTCGCCGGCCGCGGACACGAGGCAGCGCTTGCGGACGCCAGACTCGCCTCTGCACGAGCCAATGCGGATCTAGCGGCCGCTCAACTGCAGGAAGCCGAAGCGGCGGTCGAGCGCCTCACGGTGCGTGCTCCCGTTGCCGGAGATATCCTTCAGGTGAACGTCGCCCCAGGAGAATATGCCCAGACCGGCACACTCTCCAAACCTCTCATCTTGATGGGAGACACGCAGACGCTCCATGTCCGGATTGATATCGACGAAAATGATGCATGGCGCTTTATTCAGGGCACGCCAGCCAAGGGTTTCCTTCGGGGCAATAGCGCGATCAGCTTCGATTTGCGCTTCGCCTACGTCGAGCCCTTTGTCGTGCCAAAAACTTCCCTAACGGGGCTCAGCGCAGAGCGCGTCGACACGCGCGTACTCCAGGTCATCTACAGCGTCAATAGAGGGGATCTCCCGCTCTATGCCGGCCAACAGGTCGATGTCTACGTCAAAGCCGACGGCCGTGCCGTCGCGCCCAGGCGGGCAGACCCACAATCGGTCGAACATCGCCATCGGCCAACCGTGACCGTTCGATGA
- a CDS encoding ABC transporter ATP-binding protein, with translation MIAAAARQHLDAGASVVCTDLTKVYGQGAQQVTALRGVDLEVARGELIMLVGPSGCGKTTLISIIAGLLDHDGGRCVVLGEDIERMDQTTKAAFRRQSLGFVFQAFNLIPQLTAAENVMIPLLLNGMNESDGIAKARQALERVGLAERSEHFPSQLSGGQQQRVAIARALVHEPELVVCDEPTSALDHATGQHVLEILRGIATGEGRTLIVVTHDQRILSFADRIAHMDDGRITHFEEPRNAAGATS, from the coding sequence ATGATCGCTGCAGCTGCAAGACAACATCTCGATGCTGGAGCAAGCGTCGTCTGCACCGACCTCACCAAAGTTTATGGGCAAGGCGCGCAGCAGGTGACCGCGCTACGCGGTGTCGATCTGGAAGTCGCCCGGGGCGAGCTCATCATGCTCGTCGGCCCATCCGGCTGCGGAAAGACGACCTTGATCTCGATTATCGCCGGCCTTCTCGATCATGACGGCGGGCGATGCGTTGTGCTCGGCGAGGATATTGAACGGATGGATCAAACGACCAAGGCCGCATTCAGGCGTCAGTCGCTTGGCTTTGTGTTCCAGGCTTTCAACCTGATTCCTCAACTGACGGCCGCTGAGAACGTCATGATTCCGCTCCTTCTGAACGGGATGAATGAAAGCGACGGCATTGCTAAAGCGCGTCAGGCGTTGGAGCGGGTCGGGCTCGCAGAACGTTCCGAACACTTTCCTTCTCAGCTGTCTGGTGGTCAGCAGCAAAGAGTGGCGATCGCTCGTGCTCTGGTCCACGAGCCGGAACTGGTCGTTTGTGACGAGCCGACCAGCGCGCTCGATCATGCGACCGGGCAACACGTGCTCGAGATCCTGCGCGGCATCGCCACAGGTGAAGGCCGTACTCTCATCGTCGTCACTCACGATCAGCGCATCCTCAGCTTTGCCGACCGGATCGCGCATATGGATGACGGCCGCATTACCCATTTCGAGGAGCCACGGAACGCAGCGGGAGCGACGTCTTGA
- a CDS encoding helix-turn-helix domain-containing protein, with product MVYHRKRPALDPCPVEAVLAMVAGKWKARVLYLLSLDDLTFGEVRASVGNIRQQVLATVLSEMRASGIVRRADDCNAKETRYALTERGRELVQLLLPLSDWGNGLLAEKGELWRAPRIRRKSWSSGGTSETAR from the coding sequence ATGGTCTATCATCGAAAACGTCCGGCGCTCGACCCCTGTCCCGTGGAAGCCGTGCTCGCGATGGTTGCCGGCAAGTGGAAGGCGCGCGTGCTCTATCTTCTGTCCCTCGACGATCTCACCTTCGGCGAAGTTCGTGCTTCGGTTGGCAATATTCGCCAGCAGGTGCTTGCGACCGTTCTCTCCGAAATGAGGGCCAGCGGGATTGTGCGACGCGCGGACGATTGCAATGCAAAAGAAACGCGCTATGCACTAACAGAACGTGGGCGCGAACTCGTCCAGCTGCTGCTGCCCTTGTCCGATTGGGGCAACGGGCTTCTCGCCGAAAAGGGAGAGTTGTGGCGCGCGCCCCGCATCCGCCGCAAATCATGGAGCTCTGGTGGCACGTCTGAAACGGCGCGGTGA
- a CDS encoding DUF2848 domain-containing protein: MLLQFDRIAKDRTDRVGVEINSLVIAGWAGRDAAAIEHHIEELAALGIPRPSTTPLYYRVAAQTLTQASRLTVLGPDSSGEVEPVIVAMADGLWIGIGSDHTDRKAEASGIALSKQLCGKPVGARLWSYADVEGHWDELVLRSWATIDGKRVLYQESPVSSLRTPRDLIRRHTGSDTLPAGTLMFCGTPGAIGGIRPGTRFDMELYDPVLDRALTHGYDIDVLPVVS; this comes from the coding sequence ATGTTGCTGCAATTTGACCGCATCGCCAAAGACCGGACCGACCGTGTCGGGGTCGAGATCAACTCTCTCGTCATCGCGGGGTGGGCCGGCAGGGATGCCGCGGCGATCGAGCACCACATCGAGGAGCTCGCTGCGCTCGGCATTCCGCGCCCCTCGACGACACCGCTCTACTACCGCGTCGCAGCACAAACGTTGACTCAGGCAAGCCGCCTGACCGTGCTCGGCCCGGATAGTTCTGGCGAGGTCGAGCCCGTCATTGTCGCCATGGCTGACGGGCTCTGGATCGGCATCGGATCTGACCATACCGACCGCAAGGCGGAAGCGTCAGGCATCGCCCTTTCGAAGCAGCTTTGCGGCAAGCCGGTCGGCGCGCGGCTCTGGTCTTACGCTGATGTCGAAGGGCATTGGGATGAACTGGTCCTTCGCTCGTGGGCCACGATCGACGGTAAGCGGGTTCTCTACCAGGAGAGCCCGGTTTCGTCGCTAAGGACGCCGCGCGATCTCATTCGCCGTCACACTGGCTCGGACACGCTACCGGCCGGCACGCTGATGTTTTGCGGCACGCCCGGTGCGATCGGCGGCATTCGGCCGGGGACGCGTTTTGACATGGAGTTATATGATCCGGTCCTCGACCGCGCGCTGACCCACGGCTACGACATCGACGTGCTGCCTGTCGTTTCCTGA
- a CDS encoding response regulator: MSIFECGEVVPPAYTAHPAARPHILLVEDDPEISRMLTDVLSESGFVALSVGSAVEMDALLARETVDLVVLDVMLPGEDGLSICRRLRAASAIPIIIVTARGEDVDRIVGLEIGADDYVAKPFNSRELVARIRALLRRALDGRETARLRARQLAFAGWRINPTTRQLQDPEGVRIAMTSVEFDLLLAFCRNPGRVLSRERLLELVHGGLAGPIERSIDVHVSRIRQKIEVDPRDPMLIKTVRLGGYLFTPDVEET; the protein is encoded by the coding sequence ATGTCGATATTTGAGTGCGGCGAAGTCGTGCCACCCGCCTACACCGCTCACCCGGCTGCAAGGCCCCACATCCTGCTCGTGGAGGATGACCCGGAGATCTCGCGGATGCTAACGGACGTGCTATCGGAGAGCGGGTTCGTTGCCTTGTCCGTCGGTTCGGCCGTGGAGATGGATGCGCTCCTTGCACGAGAAACGGTCGATCTAGTCGTACTGGATGTGATGCTGCCAGGTGAAGACGGCCTCAGCATCTGCCGAAGGCTCAGGGCGGCGTCCGCAATACCGATCATCATCGTGACAGCGCGGGGCGAGGACGTCGATCGAATCGTCGGCCTGGAAATCGGTGCTGACGACTATGTTGCCAAGCCGTTCAATTCGCGGGAGTTGGTGGCGCGCATCCGCGCGCTCCTGCGCCGCGCGCTAGACGGGCGCGAGACCGCGCGCCTCCGCGCGCGACAGTTGGCGTTCGCCGGATGGCGGATCAATCCCACGACGCGGCAGTTACAAGACCCCGAAGGGGTTAGGATCGCGATGACTAGCGTAGAGTTCGACCTGCTCCTGGCTTTCTGTAGAAATCCCGGCCGCGTTCTCTCGCGCGAGCGCCTGCTAGAATTGGTTCATGGCGGCCTGGCAGGACCGATCGAACGGAGCATCGATGTTCACGTCAGCCGTATTCGCCAGAAGATTGAGGTCGATCCGCGAGATCCGATGCTGATCAAGACGGTACGCCTAGGCGGCTACCTGTTCACGCCGGACGTAGAGGAAACCTGA
- a CDS encoding ABC transporter permease, with protein MVLVAIKMLTGDRGKYLGMVLGLVFTTFIMTQQPAMFFGLVKRSYGFVSDAALADIWVMDPMVRYIDDIKPLSDTTVARVRGVEGVGWAVPIYKGTTRVRLADGNFQNSVLIGLDDTTLIGGPPIILSGKLADLRRADGVIVSADGANNRFARPSPRSSEPPIPLMIGDVIEMNERRAVVVGISEATTTNMGVPTIYTTYSRAKSYVPSERKTLSFVLVKAKAGTEVGLVISNIRHWTGLAAVTREQFEQMTLWYVIQNTPAFTLFGLSAIIGFGVGGLIAGQTFYNFTLENLRYFGVMKAMGATNRTLLTMIMAQALVAGAIGYGLGVGLISLFSLVIGPRFPFELSWSLFLVSACGIVLLCVIASGLSMRKVIRLDPASVFKT; from the coding sequence ATGGTCTTAGTCGCAATCAAGATGCTCACTGGAGATCGAGGAAAGTACCTGGGTATGGTACTGGGGCTTGTTTTTACGACCTTCATCATGACTCAGCAGCCGGCGATGTTCTTCGGGCTCGTGAAGAGGAGCTACGGCTTCGTCTCGGACGCGGCACTTGCCGACATCTGGGTGATGGACCCGATGGTGCGCTATATCGACGACATCAAACCGCTGTCGGACACGACCGTCGCACGCGTACGCGGCGTTGAGGGTGTTGGCTGGGCCGTGCCGATCTATAAGGGCACAACACGGGTCCGTCTCGCCGACGGCAATTTCCAGAATTCCGTCCTGATCGGCCTCGACGATACGACATTGATCGGTGGGCCGCCCATCATACTGTCCGGCAAACTCGCTGACCTTCGGCGAGCAGACGGAGTGATCGTGAGCGCTGACGGGGCGAACAACCGCTTTGCTCGCCCAAGTCCACGCTCCAGCGAACCGCCGATTCCACTCATGATCGGTGATGTCATTGAGATGAACGAGCGTCGGGCGGTGGTCGTCGGCATCAGCGAAGCCACCACAACCAACATGGGCGTGCCAACCATCTACACGACTTATTCTCGCGCCAAGTCTTACGTACCGAGCGAGAGGAAAACGCTGTCCTTCGTTTTGGTTAAGGCGAAGGCTGGAACTGAAGTGGGCCTAGTGATCTCCAACATTCGCCATTGGACGGGGCTTGCCGCCGTTACCAGGGAGCAATTCGAGCAGATGACGCTCTGGTACGTCATCCAAAACACGCCCGCGTTCACTCTCTTCGGACTCTCCGCCATCATCGGCTTTGGTGTCGGCGGCCTAATTGCCGGCCAGACCTTCTACAACTTCACACTTGAGAATCTACGCTATTTCGGCGTCATGAAGGCAATGGGTGCGACGAATCGAACGCTCCTCACGATGATCATGGCGCAGGCGCTCGTTGCTGGCGCGATCGGTTACGGTCTCGGCGTGGGTCTCATTTCGCTGTTCAGCCTTGTGATCGGACCCCGATTTCCGTTCGAACTGAGTTGGTCGCTGTTTCTCGTCAGCGCCTGCGGAATCGTTCTTCTATGCGTGATCGCTTCGGGCCTGAGCATGCGCAAAGTCATCCGTCTAGATCCGGCCTCCGTGTTCAAGACATGA
- a CDS encoding amidohydrolase — translation MQAAADLILENAKIYTVDTGNPWAEEVAVRKGKIIYVGSAGGAHALRNAQTRVIDAKGRMVLPGLGDVHNHHTRGGQLDLFELSFPASATFDQIIALVGERAERLGSDEWICGGIWSSELIPRLRTSEARAALDAASGGRPVMLRDDSLHNRWVNSRAIELMGLTAATPDPELGRIERDPKNGAPVGLLLEKSSALAERAALVSIADPIARETASTKRAVEILNGYGVTAYQDANTTLTMLQALAGLDRRGELNAWCVGSLPVFDTLTGTEFFGEALISRSEQYRTPHVRPDFLKLFMDGVPMTRTAAMLEAYLPDEHGRATVCHSFLRLPDVVHWLVRAETLGKGVKVHCAGDAAVRDILDAVEIVRRMRGPGPVHHIAHASFIDPADISRFAELNVVADLCPAIWFPCAITVANAAVIDAGRAERYWPNRDLHATGALLAAGSDWPVVGLPDPWFGLEGLVTRCNPKRLHPGALWPEQALDLETALEVYTRNPARAMGLGHVTGSIEIGKSADMVVLERNLFEIEPGRISKTRVLATFFEGRLVHGEI, via the coding sequence ATGCAAGCCGCAGCCGATCTTATTCTCGAAAACGCGAAGATCTACACGGTCGACACGGGCAATCCCTGGGCCGAAGAAGTCGCGGTCCGCAAAGGTAAGATCATCTATGTGGGGTCGGCTGGCGGCGCGCACGCGCTCCGCAACGCCCAAACACGGGTTATCGACGCAAAGGGCCGCATGGTCCTGCCGGGCCTGGGCGACGTGCACAATCACCATACGCGCGGCGGCCAGCTTGACCTGTTCGAACTCTCGTTTCCCGCGAGCGCGACTTTCGACCAGATCATCGCGCTCGTTGGCGAACGCGCGGAGCGGCTCGGCTCGGACGAGTGGATTTGCGGCGGCATCTGGAGCAGCGAACTCATTCCGCGCCTGCGTACCTCCGAGGCGCGTGCCGCGCTCGATGCCGCGAGCGGCGGGCGTCCGGTGATGCTGCGCGACGATAGCCTGCACAATCGTTGGGTGAACAGCCGCGCGATCGAACTAATGGGTTTGACAGCCGCTACACCTGATCCGGAACTCGGACGTATCGAACGCGATCCCAAGAACGGCGCTCCAGTGGGTCTGCTTCTGGAAAAGTCGTCTGCGCTGGCGGAACGGGCTGCCCTTGTGTCAATCGCTGATCCGATCGCCCGAGAAACAGCCTCGACGAAGCGGGCAGTCGAAATCCTCAACGGATACGGCGTCACCGCCTATCAGGACGCTAATACCACGCTCACCATGTTGCAGGCACTGGCCGGACTCGACCGGCGCGGCGAACTCAACGCTTGGTGCGTTGGATCGCTGCCGGTTTTCGACACTTTGACCGGCACGGAATTTTTCGGCGAGGCGTTGATCTCGCGAAGCGAGCAATATCGCACGCCGCATGTGCGGCCGGATTTTCTCAAGCTGTTCATGGACGGCGTGCCGATGACGCGCACTGCCGCCATGCTCGAAGCCTATCTGCCCGACGAGCATGGTCGCGCAACGGTCTGCCATTCCTTTCTGCGCCTGCCCGATGTTGTGCACTGGCTCGTGCGCGCCGAGACGCTCGGGAAAGGAGTGAAGGTCCATTGCGCGGGCGACGCCGCCGTGCGCGACATTCTCGACGCCGTCGAAATCGTGCGGCGGATGCGTGGCCCGGGACCCGTGCACCATATCGCTCATGCGAGCTTCATCGATCCCGCCGATATTTCGCGATTCGCGGAACTGAATGTTGTTGCCGACCTCTGCCCCGCGATTTGGTTTCCTTGCGCCATCACGGTCGCCAATGCGGCGGTGATCGACGCCGGCCGAGCCGAACGCTACTGGCCAAACCGCGATCTGCACGCGACGGGCGCCTTGCTGGCAGCGGGCTCCGACTGGCCGGTTGTGGGTCTGCCCGACCCTTGGTTCGGTCTCGAGGGCCTGGTCACGCGGTGCAATCCGAAGCGACTGCATCCCGGCGCGCTCTGGCCGGAACAGGCGCTCGATCTCGAAACCGCGCTGGAAGTCTATACGCGCAATCCGGCGCGTGCGATGGGTCTCGGCCATGTAACCGGCTCGATCGAAATTGGTAAGTCCGCCGACATGGTTGTCCTGGAACGCAATCTCTTCGAGATCGAACCCGGTCGCATTTCAAAAACGCGCGTGCTCGCAACCTTCTTCGAAGGACGCCTCGTCCACGGCGAGATCTGA